A stretch of DNA from Pseudoalteromonas ulvae UL12:
ACCAAAGCACAAGTTAGTGTCGCCGCATCAGACTTGATTTATTACATCTATACATCCGGTTCTACTGGTCGACCAAAAGGGGTGATGATTAACCATTGTTCAGTGCATAATTTTTTGCAAGCAATGCAAGATAAATTGAAGTTGAGCGCTGATGATAATGTACTGGCTCTTACTACTTTTTCATTCGACATTGCGGTTTTAGAGTTGTATTTACCATGGCTTACTGGTGCCACAAGTCATATTGCGACCAAAAGTGATGCAAGTGATCCATCTCGTCTGGCAGACATAATTGATTCAAGTGTTATTACGATAGCTCAGGCTACACCTACAACGTGGAATATGCTGCTTGACAACCAGTGGAGCGGGAATAGCAATCTGACCATTGTCTGCGGTGGTGAAGCGCTTTCGCCGTCAACCGCCAAAAGGCTAATGCAACTTGGCGGTTCAATTTGGAACATGTATGGGCCGACGGAAACCACTGTTTGGTCAACGGCTACCCAATTATCTGTACAAGACACAGAGCTACCGAGCTTACCGATAGGCTTTCCTATTAATAATACTCAACTTTATTTGTTGGATTCGCAACTGCAACTTGTGCCATTTGGTGCTATTGGTGAATTGTATATTGGTGGAGACGGGCTAGCTGATGGTTATTATCGGCAAAAAAACCTAACCGAAGATAGATTTGTTGAGTTGCACTCGTTGGGAGCGGAATCAACACGTGTATATAAAACAGGTGATCTTGCACGATATGGTTTAGATGGACGATTGCAATATCTTGGGCGCAATGATTTTCAAATTAAACTGCGTGGTCATCGTATTGAACTAGAAGAAATAGAACAGGCGATCAACAGTTTAGATCATGTACACGCAAGTGTGGTTACCGCCCGCACAGATAAGCGTGGTGAGCAATATTTGGCTGCTTATATTATTACGGATAGTGAACTTAATGTAACTAATGTACATAAAGCACTTGAGTCATTATTGCCTACGTACATGTTAC
This window harbors:
- a CDS encoding non-ribosomal peptide synthetase: FASQTPDAIALVCGDEVLTYAQLNARANQLAHKLIEQGSTIGSKVAILLERSVDMVVTAAAVMKSGAAYIPLDPSLPSDRIDYMLEDAKPSCIVSESSLLSESKHSIKHVWLLSEMAFDDYSLENPTKAQVSVAASDLIYYIYTSGSTGRPKGVMINHCSVHNFLQAMQDKLKLSADDNVLALTTFSFDIAVLELYLPWLTGATSHIATKSDASDPSRLADIIDSSVITIAQATPTTWNMLLDNQWSGNSNLTIVCGGEALSPSTAKRLMQLGGSIWNMYGPTETTVWSTATQLSVQDTELPSLPIGFPINNTQLYLLDSQLQLVPFGAIGELYIGGDGLADGYYRQKNLTEDRFVELHSLGAESTRVYKTGDLARYGLDGRLQYLGRNDFQIKLRGHRIELEEIEQAINSLDHVHASVVTARTDKRGEQYLAAYIITDSELNVTNVHKALESLLPTYMLPRSITVLDCFPLTPNKKVDRNALPEPQHSDLAVASFEAPKGAIEQQLASLWGTLLDLEKISRHDNFFMIGGHSLLAAKLVVQINAKLDCELQVKDLFEHSTIKSLAEKLAYIMLETHSKVIRIADREEMLLVQSYAQQRIWFVNEFGGGSDAYNMVSAYEVVGQFDVTRAERALNE